CTGTTCATCGTTTGTATACTCTTTTACAACTGGTTTCATGTCAATATTCCTCCTTCATGTTTTCTATATTTCTTTCATACCCGATCGCATTTTGATAAAACAGATTCCAGAACATTGAGGAGAAAAACAGGAAGAATGGTAGTAGCCATTTCTTTTCCGCCCATGGTAAAGTGATAGGAGGCAAAAATTTTCAGAAAAGTCAAAATCGATGAGAAACCGCTGCACGGAGCTAACGATCATGAATGGCTGTCTTTATCCGTACGAGCAGGAGGTATGTCTAATGCAATACTTTTCACCAGAACAGCAATACAATGCATGGGTTGTGAGTGATTTAGTGAAACAGATTTTCCATCAGCGGGCCGGCTGTTCGCCAGGAATTCACGAGCTTGCGGTCTTTGCTGAGGAAATATTTCAAATCGATATCGACTTTGTTTTCTCGATCATTATGAATATCGGCGACATTGAATTCGCTCTCCCAGAAGAAATAGAAAAGAAATTATCCAGCTATCTCGGCGCTCTCCTTCCAACTGTCAATGCTGATATGCTTGAAACCTCTAAAGCCAATGCCGATGCCTTTCTATCCCGCAGGCACGGCAACGCTGAATACCATTTATTTGTGTCTGATGATGTTTTCATGAAAAAGCTGTAAAACCAGAGCTTTCTTTATTTAAAAAAGATTGACATGGCAAGCTATCCTATTATAGTGTTTACATGTGATAATGATTCTCATTACAAAATTTTAAAAAGGAAGAATGACATGCGCATCTATTCTAACAAGTTGATAGCCATCATGAGTGTATTATTGATCGCCTGCTTGATGATATCCGGCTGTTCATCCAGCCAGAATAACAGCGGAAGCAGCGAAAGCAAGTCTGAGGATTCCAGAGTGATCCAGCACGAAGAAGGAAAAACGACTGTAAGCGGCACACCGAAACGAGTGGTTGTCCTTGAGCTTTCATTCTTGGATGCTGTCTACAATCTCGGCATTACGCCGGTGGGCATCGCCGATGACAACAAAAAAGATATGATTAAAAAGCTGGTCGGCAGCTCCATTGACTATACATCTGTCGGCACACGCAGCGAGCCGAATCTTGAGGTCATCAGCTCACTGAAGCCTGATCTCATTATCGCCGACGCTGAGCGCCATAAAAACATTTATAAACAGCTGAAACAAATCGCCCCGACGATTGAATTAAAAAGCCGGGAAGCGACTTATGACGAGACGATCGACAGCTTTACAACCATTGCCAAAGCATTAAATAAAGAAGATGAAGGAAAAGAAAAGCTCGCCGAGCACAACAAAGTCATCGACGGTCTAAAAGCGGAGCTACCAAAAGATGAAAACCGCAGCATCGTACTCGGGGTGGCAAGAGCAGATTCTTTCCAGCTTCATACATCATCATCCTATGACGGAGAAATCTTTAAAATGCTTGGCTTTGCACACGCTGTGAAGTCGGATAACGCCTATCAAGAGGTCAGCCTTGAGCAATTAAGCAAAATCGATCCGGATATTTTGTTTATCTCAGCCAACGACGGCAAGACCATTGTAGACGAGTGGAAAACGAACCCGCTCTGGAAAAATCTCAAAGCGGTGAAAAACGGACAAGTCTATGATGCGGACCGTGACACTTGGACTAGATTCAGAGGCATCAAGTCTAGTGAAACAAGCGCCAAGGACGTGCTAAAAAAAGTGTACAATAAGTAGGACAAATGAGAAGCGAGGGGAAATCCTTGCTTCTTCGTTTTTGCAACCAGACGCAGTAAGGAAGTGAGACTGTTGTATCATTCAGCCAAACGGCGCTCATCATCAAGACTGGTGATGTTCTTCATCGCACTTATTCTTTTGATATTTGGTCTTGGGCTGAATCTTTCAGTAGGAGCCTCAGACATTGGCATCATAGAGTCATTGAAATATCTTTTTGTATGGGATGGGTCAAAGGAACAGCTCATCATCTCTACTCTTCGCCTTCCCCGCACATTAATCGGCGTGTTCGTCGGTGCCAGTCTGGCCGTAGCAGGGGCGCTGATGCAGGCCATGACCAGAAACCCTTTGGCTTCACCTCAAATCTTCGGTGTGAATGCGGGTGCGTCGCTTTTTGTTGTTGCTGCTCTCGTCATTCTGCCGGCATCGCCCTATTCCTCCGTTGTATTCGCTTTTGCGGGTGCGGCTGCAGGCGGCGCGATTGTGTATACGATTGCCTCATCCGGCGGAATGACACCTGTCAAGCTGGCGCTGTCGGGGATGGCGGTGCATTTGTTCCTCTCCTCCATGACACAGGCCATCATTATTTTAAATGAGTCGGGAGAGGATGTGCTGTACTGGATGACAGGCGCGATAGACGGAAGCAATTGGCAGGATGTCATGACCATCGCTCCGTTTTCTGTCATCGGCATCGGGCTTGCCCTCGTGTTTTCCGGTTCTATTTCTGTTCTCGGTCTCGGGGACGAAACGGCAAAAGGGCTTGGGCAAAATATGAACGGTATCCGGATTCTGATCAGTTTTATCATTTTCATTCTTTCCGGCGCTTCCGTAGCCGTCGCCGGACCGATCGGTTTTGTCGGACTGCTCATACCCCATATTGTCCGCAAGCTGATCGGAGAGCATTATCAATACGTCCTTCCGTTTTCAGCGCTGTTCGGTGCCATTTTGCTGGTGTACGCCGATGTTCTGGCCAGATGGATTGCCTTTCCTTATGAATCACCGGTCGGCATCGTCACGGCGATTATCGGAACACCGTTCTTTTTATATTTGGCAAGGAAAGGGCGAAATCTGAAATGATGAAAACAACCAGAAAACAAAAACGCCCCTTGCTGGCGATACTCATATTAGCCGTGCTTCTGATCGTTCTGTCAATCATCAGCATCGGCTTTGGTGCGTTATACATTTCACCGGATGCGGTGGTGGCGAATTTGCTGGGACTGGATCATTCCTTTGCATTCATCATCCAGCAATACCGCCTTCCACGGATACTATTAGCGATTTTGGCCGGTTCCGGGCTTGCCGCGGCCGGAGCGATTTTGCAGGGCGTCATCCGCAATCCGCTCGCTTCTCCGGACGTAGTCGGCATTTCAAAAGGCTCCGGGCTTGCGGCGATGGCGGTGATTCTCATCTTTCCTGAATCGCCGGTGTACGTGCTTCCGTTCTCCGCGTTTGCCGGAGCAGCCATTATTGCTGTACTATTGTTAATAATAGCCCGCAAAAAAAGCATTCAGCCCTCTTCATTGGCTTTATCAGGCATCGCATTAGGCGCTGTTTGCCACGCGGGGATGCAATTTATGATGGTCAAGTTTCCGGGCGACGTGAATGCCGCACTCATTTGGCTGACAGGCAGCCTCTGGGGGAGAAATTGGGAAGAAATTAAGCTGCTTGCGCCATGGCTATTGATTCTTTTGCCGATCGTCTGCATTCTCATACCGAAGCTGGATCTTATGTCACTCGGTGATGAGCTTGCACAGGGACTCGGCGAAAACGCCAACCGGCTGAGGTTCATTCTGATTTTCACCGCGGTGGCCCTGGCGGGAAGCTGTGTAGCCGCCGTCGGTTCAATCGGTTTTATCGGCTTGCTTGCTCCGCATATCGCCAGACGGCTTACTGGAGAAAAAGCTAAATATTTACTGCCTGCATCGGCATTGATTGGTGCTATTATTTTATTAATTGCGGATACGTTAGGGCGCAGCATCATGCCTCCGGTTGAAATACCGGCGGGAATTTTGACAGCCGTGATCGGCGCGCCTTATTTCTTATATCTATTGAAATTCGAAGCGAGGAAACAGTAGGGAGAGGATACCATGGGAAAACTGGCTGCGGACCAGCTCACTCTTTCATATGACAGCACAGTGATTATAGACGGAGTCGACTTACAAATAGAAGAAGGAAAAATCACTGCGCTTATCGGCGCCAATGGCTGCGGGAAATCAACAATCCTCAAATCGCTCGCCAGATTGATGTCTCCGAAAAGCGGTACGGTTCTATTAGATGGAAAAGATATACACCGCCAGCCGTCAAAAGAAGTCGCAAAAAAACTTGCCATACTTCCTCAATCGCCCCAGGCGCCTGAAGGATTGACGGTAGAGGAATTATGCTATTTCGGCAGACATCCTCATAAAAAGCTGTTATCCAAGCATACCCAAGAGGATCACGATATGGTAGAGTGGGCGCTGGAAGCGACAGGAATGACGGAGCTGAAAGAGCGGACACTGGATGCCCTCTCAGGCGGCCAAAGACAAAGAGCATGGATTTCCATGGCGCTTGCTCAAGGCACTGATTTGCTTTTGCTTGATGAACCGACCACGTATCTAGACATATCACACCAGATTGAAGTGCTTGAGCTGCTGAAAAAGCTGAATCGCGATCATGGCCGCACCGTTGTGATGGTGCTCCATGATTTAAATCAAGCCGCTCAATATGCGGACTATCTGATCAGTGTACTGGACGGAAAAATTTATAATGCCGGAACACCGGAAGACGTGTTTACCCAGCCGTTTTTCCGTGAAGTCTTCGGCTTGGAATGCTGCATCATGAGAAGTCCGATCGACCAGAAGCCCATGTGCCTGCCGACCGGACTGTGCCCGAAATTACGGGCGACATAAAAAGGAGAGGAACCCCCTCTCCTTTTTTGTATGCCGACTTACCTTTTGTATTTCTTCCCCTCTCCATGTTACAGTGGTGTCAATCAAGTAATAGTAATAGGAGGATGAAAATGACAGCATCTCAACAGCAAATTCAATTAGCAAGACGTCCGCAAGGTGTTCCCGTTCATGAAGACTTTCGCTTTGAAACCATTCAGGTTCCCGAGCCGAAGCAAGGGGAAGTGTTAGTGAAAACACTTTATGTATCCGTTGACCCTTATATGCGCGGCCGTATGCAGGATACGAAATCATATGTTGAACCTTTCGCCTTGGATGAAGCACTCTCTGGCGGGGTGATCGCTGAAGTCGTGTCAGACGGAGAGCATCTGAAAAAAGGAGATATCGTTATCGGAAACCTCGGCTGGCAGGAATTTTCCGCTGTGAGCGAGTCTGCCTTGCGAAAAATTGATACAAGCCTCGCTCCCGCTTCGGCCTATCTCGGCATTTTGGGAATGACCGGCTTAACGGCATATTTTGGACTGCTGGACATCGGGCGCCCGAAAGAAGGCGAAACCGTGGTCGTCTCCGGGGCTGCGGGAGCCGTCGGTTCAACGGTCGGACAGATTGCCAAAATCAAAGGCGCGCGAGTCGTCGGCATCGCGGGCTCTGATGAAAAAATCGCCTATTTAAAACAGGAGCTGCAGTTTGACGAAGCCATCAATTACAAAACAGTGGATGATATCCAAAAAGCGCTTGCAGACGCTTGTCCTAACGGTGTCGATGTGTATTTCGACAACGTTGGCGGCCCAATTTCAGATGCGGTCATGAACCTGCTCAACGAATTTGCCCGTATTCCGGTGTGCGGCGCCATTTCTTCCTACAACGCGGAAAGTGAAGCAGATGACATGGGCCCTCGCGTCCAATCGAAACTCATCAAAACGAAGTCGCTGATGCAAGGATTTATCGTAAGCGACTACTCTGATCGTTTTCCTGAAGGAGCAAAACAGCTGGCCGAATGGCTGAAGGATGGAAAGCTCCATTACGAGGAAACCGTCACAGAAGGCTTCAAAAACATTCCTGACGCGTTTCTCGGCTTATTTAAAGGAGAAAATAAAGGCAAACAGCTGATCAAAGTCAGTGATCCGAACTGACATGAAGGAGGGCAAAAAGCCCTCCTTTTGTTTTTTTATAAAGTCAGATGCGCAAAATCAACGTGAGAAAGCCATCTTCATCAGGTTCCGTGTCTTCCAACGTAAATCCCGCTCCTTGAAAGCAAGCCAAACTGATTCGATTGTCTTCTTCAATGCATGCAGCCCATTCCCGCACTCTAGTAAAATCAGGGTCACCTAGCAGTTTTTTTAATATCTGTTTTCCGTACCCTTGAAGCCGATACAAAGGATTGACGATCAATCCAATATAAGCCCGCTCCTCCACGAACTCCATAACGACCATTCCCGCCGGCAGCTGCCCGTCATATGCCATAATGACAGAATCGTTTTCATCTTCATTCACTCGTGCATACCACACGTCTAAAGGCAGCATCCCATCCATTCTCCGTCTGGTCTCCTTATTCCGGAACCAGTGTTCAATGATTTCCAGCTCAGGCTCCTTCACTATTTGAAACCTGTCTATTGAAGCCATCTCCCCACCCCCGCGCATACTCTTTTCTATTATTTTACAACAAAAAAGAAGGGCTTTCCGCCCTCCTTTATTTTATCTTCAGTTTTCCGCCTGCATAAACAGCTTCACTCAGCTCCACGCCAAGCTTCTTCGCCATTTTTTTCAGCTTTGATTCTTCCAGTTTAGTCACGAGGCTCAGCACGTTGCCTTCTTTTCCGGCCCGGCCTGTTCGGCCTGATCTGTGAACGTAGCCGTCTTCGTCAGGAATATCAGCATGGATCACATATGGCAGGTTTTCAATATCCAAGCCGCGTGCGGCAATGTCAGTCGCTAATAAGAGCGGAAATTCCCCGGATTCGAACGCGGCAATGATTTTCGCCCGCTCCATTTTTTTCGCTTCACTGTGCAGCACGCCGAGATCGACATGGTGATATGCCAGCTTTTCCGCATATACACTCAGGTTGCCGATATCTCTCACAAATACGAGTGCCTGCATGCCTTGAAGCCTTGATAGCTTTTGCAGCAGCTTCACTTTGTCACGCTGCTCGCAAATCAGATATTGGTGCTTCACTTTCCCAGCTTCCGCCTTGCTACGCTGCACCTTCAATACCTCAGGCTCTTGGGCCAATTCGCGGAGCACGTCCTCTGTTTCCTTTTTGAGCGTGGCAGAGAAACACAGAAGCTGGCGGTCTCTTAATGTCGTTTTCATGATTTGCTTGATCGTTTCGCGATGCTCCGGCAGGACAAGCTGGTCCGTCTCATCAAGCACGATCGTTTTCACTTCATGCATCTTTAATTTCTTCGCTTTAATCAGCTCAAATACCCTG
The Bacillus vallismortis genome window above contains:
- a CDS encoding DEAD/DEAH box helicase, with protein sequence MTQTWPFLHNAQSFIQENWNASGFQKPTPVQEQAAQLIMDGRDVIAESPTGTGKTLAYALPVMERIKPDQKHPQTVILAPSRELVMQIFQVIQDWKAGSELRAASLIGGANVKKQIEKLKKHPHIIVGTPGRVFELIKAKKLKMHEVKTIVLDETDQLVLPEHRETIKQIMKTTLRDRQLLCFSATLKKETEDVLRELAQEPEVLKVQRSKAEAGKVKHQYLICEQRDKVKLLQKLSRLQGMQALVFVRDIGNLSVYAEKLAYHHVDLGVLHSEAKKMERAKIIAAFESGEFPLLLATDIAARGLDIENLPYVIHADIPDEDGYVHRSGRTGRAGKEGNVLSLVTKLEESKLKKMAKKLGVELSEAVYAGGKLKIK
- the yfmF gene encoding Fe(3+)-citrate ABC transporter ATP-binding protein YfmF, producing the protein MGKLAADQLTLSYDSTVIIDGVDLQIEEGKITALIGANGCGKSTILKSLARLMSPKSGTVLLDGKDIHRQPSKEVAKKLAILPQSPQAPEGLTVEELCYFGRHPHKKLLSKHTQEDHDMVEWALEATGMTELKERTLDALSGGQRQRAWISMALAQGTDLLLLDEPTTYLDISHQIEVLELLKKLNRDHGRTVVMVLHDLNQAAQYADYLISVLDGKIYNAGTPEDVFTQPFFREVFGLECCIMRSPIDQKPMCLPTGLCPKLRAT
- the fecD gene encoding Fe(3+) dicitrate ABC transporter permease FecD, with protein sequence MYHSAKRRSSSRLVMFFIALILLIFGLGLNLSVGASDIGIIESLKYLFVWDGSKEQLIISTLRLPRTLIGVFVGASLAVAGALMQAMTRNPLASPQIFGVNAGASLFVVAALVILPASPYSSVVFAFAGAAAGGAIVYTIASSGGMTPVKLALSGMAVHLFLSSMTQAIIILNESGEDVLYWMTGAIDGSNWQDVMTIAPFSVIGIGLALVFSGSISVLGLGDETAKGLGQNMNGIRILISFIIFILSGASVAVAGPIGFVGLLIPHIVRKLIGEHYQYVLPFSALFGAILLVYADVLARWIAFPYESPVGIVTAIIGTPFFLYLARKGRNLK
- the yfmE gene encoding Fe(3+)-citrate ABC transporter permease YfmE, which produces MMKTTRKQKRPLLAILILAVLLIVLSIISIGFGALYISPDAVVANLLGLDHSFAFIIQQYRLPRILLAILAGSGLAAAGAILQGVIRNPLASPDVVGISKGSGLAAMAVILIFPESPVYVLPFSAFAGAAIIAVLLLIIARKKSIQPSSLALSGIALGAVCHAGMQFMMVKFPGDVNAALIWLTGSLWGRNWEEIKLLAPWLLILLPIVCILIPKLDLMSLGDELAQGLGENANRLRFILIFTAVALAGSCVAAVGSIGFIGLLAPHIARRLTGEKAKYLLPASALIGAIILLIADTLGRSIMPPVEIPAGILTAVIGAPYFLYLLKFEARKQ
- a CDS encoding ABC transporter substrate-binding protein — encoded protein: MRIYSNKLIAIMSVLLIACLMISGCSSSQNNSGSSESKSEDSRVIQHEEGKTTVSGTPKRVVVLELSFLDAVYNLGITPVGIADDNKKDMIKKLVGSSIDYTSVGTRSEPNLEVISSLKPDLIIADAERHKNIYKQLKQIAPTIELKSREATYDETIDSFTTIAKALNKEDEGKEKLAEHNKVIDGLKAELPKDENRSIVLGVARADSFQLHTSSSYDGEIFKMLGFAHAVKSDNAYQEVSLEQLSKIDPDILFISANDGKTIVDEWKTNPLWKNLKAVKNGQVYDADRDTWTRFRGIKSSETSAKDVLKKVYNK
- a CDS encoding DUF3212 family protein; this translates as MQYFSPEQQYNAWVVSDLVKQIFHQRAGCSPGIHELAVFAEEIFQIDIDFVFSIIMNIGDIEFALPEEIEKKLSSYLGALLPTVNADMLETSKANADAFLSRRHGNAEYHLFVSDDVFMKKL
- a CDS encoding GNAT family N-acetyltransferase, whose protein sequence is MASIDRFQIVKEPELEIIEHWFRNKETRRRMDGMLPLDVWYARVNEDENDSVIMAYDGQLPAGMVVMEFVEERAYIGLIVNPLYRLQGYGKQILKKLLGDPDFTRVREWAACIEEDNRISLACFQGAGFTLEDTEPDEDGFLTLILRI
- a CDS encoding NADP-dependent oxidoreductase; translated protein: MTASQQQIQLARRPQGVPVHEDFRFETIQVPEPKQGEVLVKTLYVSVDPYMRGRMQDTKSYVEPFALDEALSGGVIAEVVSDGEHLKKGDIVIGNLGWQEFSAVSESALRKIDTSLAPASAYLGILGMTGLTAYFGLLDIGRPKEGETVVVSGAAGAVGSTVGQIAKIKGARVVGIAGSDEKIAYLKQELQFDEAINYKTVDDIQKALADACPNGVDVYFDNVGGPISDAVMNLLNEFARIPVCGAISSYNAESEADDMGPRVQSKLIKTKSLMQGFIVSDYSDRFPEGAKQLAEWLKDGKLHYEETVTEGFKNIPDAFLGLFKGENKGKQLIKVSDPN